CACAAGCTGGGGCTTCACGGCAAAGCGATCATTCCGCTGATTCTCGGGTACGGGTGTAATGTTCCGGCAATCTATTCCTGCCGGATTATGGAAACACCAAAACAGAAGACTCTCGCGGCGTTTCTCGTGACCCTCGTCCCCTGCACGGCTCGGACGGTCGTTATTCTTGGGCTTGTTGCTGCGTTCGTTAACATCTGGTGGGCTCTCGCACTCTATGCCTTTGACATTCTCCTGATCCTCGTTGTCGGGAGAATTGCCTTCAAAGCGGTACCGGGCGAGTCGGTCGGGCTGATCATGGAGATGCCCGACTATCACATCCCTTCGGTATCGGTCGTCATGAAACAGACCTGGACCCGGACAAAGTCGCTTATCTGGATCGTCTTTCCCGCGTACATCATCGGGAGTGCAATCATCCAGGCATTCTATGCAGCAGGGTTCCTCAACCCGGTAAATGATCTTCTCTCACCGATAACCGTCCTCTGGCTCGGTCTTCCGGCTGTCATCGGGATTACGCTGATCTTCGGGATCGTGCGCAAAGAACTCACGATCCTCACCCTTGCGGTTATCTTTCATACAACCAACTTTGCGTCGATCATGTCCCCGGTCCAGCTGATTGTCCTTGCCCTGGTCTCGATGCTCTACATCCCCTGTATCTCGGTGATCCTCGTGCTTGCATCGGAGTTCGGCTGGAGGAAAGCACTGGGGATTTCCGTGGCCGAGATTGTCATGGCGATTGCACTGGGCGGGATTGCGTTTAGGGTGCTCAGTCTGGGGATGTGAGAACAGACGCGGTGGATTGAAGGTAGTTATTTTCCCCTAAGAAAAAATGATATTCATAGTGGCATTCCGGCAACATTTCCGGGGCCCGTATTGGGTAAACTATGTGGTAAAAATTGCCCCTGTTTAATGGCCATTGGCGGCAATCCGTGGAGGTCGTTTCCGCTCATATTTTGGCAATCAGGGTTAAATTCGGGCGAATTTCCCGGGTGGGTGGAATCCGGCGGTTTTACGGGGTTTGCCGGAACCGGTTTTGGGAATCGGAGCCCGCAAAGGGCTTATTTGTCCTCAGGATCCTGACCCCCTATTCCATATGCCGCTGACAGAGGGATGAATACTCATTTTCATTCCCGTCCTTTAAGGCCAGACAATATTACAGGCGCTGGAGGAGAGTTTTTAGTACTACCGGCCCGAGCACGAATTCTGCTTCTTTCCGGTATTTCCCTGCAAGACAATCGGCGATGATCCGGTTTCCGAGCGGGGTGGCCCACATCCCGCCGCGCTGTTCCGTACCGATCAGCTGATCCTGCTCCATTTCCGACAGGATGGCGGTCATTTTTGACATCGGTATCGAACAGAACTCGGCAAGTGTCCGCTTCGGAGGCAGGTGCACCCGGATCTTGTCCATGAAAAAATCAACTTCCAGGGATTTTTTTTCGCAAACCAGTATCCGGATTGCAACATCGAAGACCTGTTCTGCGGTGATGGGGTCAATCATCGTTATGCAGTGTATTATCGCACGTGGTTTAAATCAGTTGGTATATCAGATGAATTATAAAGTGATGAATCATTATTGCAATTCATTCCTGTGTCAGGAAACTTCTTTTGGATGGCCTATTTTCCTGAGTGAGTGGGGGAGGTTCCCTCCGGATAGATAATGAGACCTTCTCTCTCTGGCTGATTCTCATTGATCCTTCAAGTACACCATTCGTGAAATAATTCAGGATAATATAAACATAAACTGTTTAACTCTTTGAATAATAAGGAAGGTTTAATTAAAAACCTCAACAAAAGATCAGAGTTAACAAAATTTTTGTTGTGATGTGCATGGCGTTTTCAGTACATGTAAACATGAACCGGTGCACCGGGTGCGGCAATTGCGTAGTTGCCTGCCCGGTGAACGCGATCGAGCTCTATACGCTCGACCCTGTAACGAAGGATAAGATTTACACCGTTGTTGACGGGAAATCGGTCAGCCTCGATGTGAAGATGGAACTCTGTGCGGGCTGCGGCGTCTGCGTCAATGCCTGCCCGTACGACGTGATCACCCTCTCCGGCCGGGGCGAGACCGGGGCACTCGGAATAGTCTGAAACAGGGGATGAGACGAATGTCAAAAGTTATCATGAACATGATCACCCAGCGCTCCATCGAGGAAGGCGCTGCAATGGAGAAGGGCAAGACCAATCCCGACTATTTCGACGCCTGTTCGATCTGCGAGATCAACCCGGAAGACATGAAGAAGCTCGGCATCTGGAAGAACACCAATGTCCGGGTCACGAGCGAGTGCGGCAGTGTGATTGTCAAGGCCATCGAGCCGACCCAGTTCTGCCCGCCCGGCCTCGCCCACATCCGGCAGGGTGTCTGGGCAAACCAGGTTGTCCCGCCCCGGACCCAGTCAACCGGCACCCCGCAGTACAGCGGTTTTCCGGTCACCATAGAGCCTGCAATCAATGAAAAACTCAAGACCGCTCTCGAGCTCGTGCAGGGCTCGGTAGGTCTCTGGAAAGGAGGAAAGTAATATGCCTAAACTTATCACCGGCGTCGGGTGCCCCTACTGCGGGTCATCCTGCGATGACCTTGAAGTCCTTGTATCGGACGATGAGACCAAGGTTCTCGAAGTGCACAACTCCTGCATCATCGGAAGCAATCTCTTCCACCATGCAAACGACCCCACCCGCCCGCGGCTCCCGCGGCAGCGCCAGCCGGACGGCTCGATAAAGGAGATCCCGTACGAAGAAGCGATCGATTACTTCGCAAAGACCCTGCTGGCGGCGAAAAAGCCCCTGATCTACGGGTTCGGCTCCACCAACTGCGAGGGGATGAGCGCGATCGGCCGGATAGCTGAGAAAGCCGGAGCCGTGCTCGACAACTGCGCCACCATCTGCCACGGCCCCTCGTTCCTTGCAATGTTCGACAACGGTTACCCGAGCTGTACCCTTGGGGAGGCAAAGAACCGTGCGGATGTCGTGGTCTTCTGGGGCTGCAACCCTATGCACGCCCACCCGCGTCACACCTCCCGGTACTCGATCTTCCCCCGCGGTTACTTCACCGGTAAGGGCCAGATGCAGCGGACCGTAATTTCTGTTGATCCCCGTGAGACCGACACCGCGAAACTTGCCGATGTCCACCTGATGCTCGACCAGGGGCATGACTACGAGCTCTTCGATGCCTTCAGGACCGTCCTCCGGGGCCACGACATCCCCGACAAGGTAGCCGGTATCGACAAGGAGACGATCATCAAGTCGGTGGACATCATGAAGAAGGCCCGCTTCTGCATGATCTTCTTTGGCATGGGCTGCACCCACACGGATGGCCGCAACCACAACATCGATGCCGCCATCAGCATGACCCGGGATCTCAACGACCACACCAAGTGCTCGATCATGGCAATGCGGGGCCACTACAATATCGCCGGCCCCGGCCAGGTCTGGTCATGGCAGTTCGGGTTCCCGTACTGCATTGATCTCTCGAAGGGCACCCACGCCCACATGAACCCGGGCGAGACCAGCTCGATCGATCTCGCAATGCGGGACGAAGTGGACTGCTTTGTCAATGTCGGTGCCGATGCCGGTGCCCACTTCCCGATCCAGGCAGTCCAGCACTTAAAGAAACACCCATTCATCGTCGTCGACCCGAACTTCAACATGGCAAGCGAGATCGCTGACCTCCACATTC
The sequence above is drawn from the Methanomicrobiales archaeon HGW-Methanomicrobiales-1 genome and encodes:
- a CDS encoding molybdopterin dinucleotide-binding protein; the protein is MSKVIMNMITQRSIEEGAAMEKGKTNPDYFDACSICEINPEDMKKLGIWKNTNVRVTSECGSVIVKAIEPTQFCPPGLAHIRQGVWANQVVPPRTQSTGTPQYSGFPVTIEPAINEKLKTALELVQGSVGLWKGGK
- a CDS encoding formylmethanofuran dehydrogenase subunit B, whose product is MPKLITGVGCPYCGSSCDDLEVLVSDDETKVLEVHNSCIIGSNLFHHANDPTRPRLPRQRQPDGSIKEIPYEEAIDYFAKTLLAAKKPLIYGFGSTNCEGMSAIGRIAEKAGAVLDNCATICHGPSFLAMFDNGYPSCTLGEAKNRADVVVFWGCNPMHAHPRHTSRYSIFPRGYFTGKGQMQRTVISVDPRETDTAKLADVHLMLDQGHDYELFDAFRTVLRGHDIPDKVAGIDKETIIKSVDIMKKARFCMIFFGMGCTHTDGRNHNIDAAISMTRDLNDHTKCSIMAMRGHYNIAGPGQVWSWQFGFPYCIDLSKGTHAHMNPGETSSIDLAMRDEVDCFVNVGADAGAHFPIQAVQHLKKHPFIVVDPNFNMASEIADLHIPVRIAGVDEPGVVYRMDNVPIQFKAVLKGLPGVPSDEELFDRVYERMCEITLTQPIWLAAKENRKYPHNTNPMVS
- a CDS encoding ferredoxin, which encodes MAFSVHVNMNRCTGCGNCVVACPVNAIELYTLDPVTKDKIYTVVDGKSVSLDVKMELCAGCGVCVNACPYDVITLSGRGETGALGIV